The following are from one region of the Treponema denticola genome:
- the tpiA gene encoding triose-phosphate isomerase: MKKFYIAANWKMNMNRAEAKQLATEMKAGLKDGKNKYMIAPSFTLLQDVASVLKGSNILLGAQNMGLEEKGAHTGEVSVLQLLDVGVQAVILGHSERRHIYKETDDLINKKVKLALKHGLEVILCVGELLEEREAGHAEAVCERQIKKGLTEVSAKDLDKVTIAYEPVWAIGTGKNASPEDADAIHSSIRKTLAALYGEKAAKDMIIQYGGSMKPENAAGLLKKPNIDGGLIGGAGLKTETFLPIALFSE, translated from the coding sequence GTGAAAAAGTTTTACATTGCGGCAAATTGGAAGATGAATATGAATAGGGCTGAAGCCAAGCAGCTTGCAACAGAAATGAAGGCCGGCCTAAAAGACGGAAAAAATAAGTATATGATAGCTCCTTCATTTACTCTTCTGCAAGATGTTGCGTCCGTGCTTAAAGGCTCCAATATCTTGCTGGGTGCTCAAAATATGGGATTGGAAGAAAAGGGCGCTCATACCGGGGAGGTTTCTGTTCTTCAGCTTTTGGATGTAGGTGTTCAAGCCGTAATTTTAGGCCATTCCGAAAGAAGGCATATATACAAGGAAACAGATGACCTTATCAATAAAAAGGTAAAACTTGCATTAAAACACGGTCTTGAAGTTATCCTCTGTGTGGGAGAGCTTCTCGAAGAGCGTGAAGCCGGTCATGCCGAAGCCGTATGCGAAAGGCAGATTAAAAAAGGGCTTACAGAAGTTTCTGCAAAAGATTTGGATAAGGTAACGATTGCTTATGAGCCTGTTTGGGCAATAGGAACGGGAAAAAATGCGAGCCCTGAGGATGCTGATGCCATCCATTCTTCAATAAGGAAGACCTTAGCCGCTCTTTACGGAGAAAAGGCTGCTAAAGATATGATAATCCAGTACGGAGGCTCTATGAAACCTGAAAATGCCGCCGGTCTTTTAAAAAAGCCCAATATTGACGGAGGCTTAATAGGCGGAGCCGGTCTTAAAACGGAAACATTTTTGCCTATAGCCTTGTTTTCCGAGTAG